From a region of the Synechococcus sp. PCC 7502 genome:
- the groES gene encoding co-chaperone GroES yields the protein MATVSLNVSTVKPLGDRVFVKISEKEEKTAGGIFLPDTAKEKPQIGEVSAVGAGKLDDKGVRQPLEVKIGDKVLYSKYAGNELKIDGVEYVLLAEKDILAIVA from the coding sequence ATGGCAACAGTGTCTTTAAATGTTTCTACCGTGAAGCCCTTGGGCGATCGCGTGTTTGTTAAAATCAGCGAGAAGGAAGAAAAAACCGCAGGTGGCATCTTTTTACCTGATACAGCCAAAGAAAAGCCCCAAATTGGTGAAGTCTCTGCTGTTGGTGCTGGCAAGCTTGATGATAAGGGAGTCCGTCAACCTTTAGAAGTCAAAATTGGCGATAAGGTTCTCTACTCCAAGTATGCGGGCAATGAACTCAAGATTGATGGTGTTGAGTATGTTTTACTTGCAGAGAAAGATATTCTAGCGATCGTGGCATAG
- a CDS encoding PAP/fibrillin family protein yields MNKKQVLLQAIAPFQIGLNQKGLKPTENQTKEILSAVAYLEESNPNPSPLEVPELLLGDWRLLFTSSKELLGLDRLPIIRTQYIYQCIRDGKIYNIAEFTGFPFLEGFVSVCASFTPVSRQRVNVRFERSVLGLQRLLNHKNVSEFVKILESKVKLPAVDFPITSTNQKGWLETTYLDENLRIGRGNEGSIFVLERK; encoded by the coding sequence ATGAATAAAAAACAAGTTTTACTGCAGGCGATCGCTCCATTTCAAATAGGATTAAATCAAAAAGGCTTAAAACCTACAGAAAATCAAACTAAAGAAATCCTATCTGCCGTTGCCTATCTTGAAGAATCAAATCCCAATCCTTCTCCCCTAGAAGTCCCAGAATTACTCTTGGGTGACTGGCGCTTATTATTTACCAGTAGTAAAGAACTTTTAGGACTAGATCGATTACCCATTATCCGCACCCAATACATCTATCAATGTATTCGAGACGGTAAAATTTATAATATCGCTGAATTTACAGGTTTTCCTTTCCTAGAAGGCTTCGTAAGTGTATGCGCTAGTTTTACCCCTGTATCCAGACAACGAGTTAATGTTAGATTTGAACGCTCTGTTTTGGGTTTACAAAGACTCTTAAACCACAAAAATGTTAGTGAATTTGTGAAAATCCTAGAATCTAAGGTAAAGTTACCTGCGGTGGATTTTCCTATTACCAGTACAAATCAAAAAGGATGGTTGGAAACTACCTATTTGGATGAAAACCTACGCATTGGCAGAGGCAATGAAGGCAGTATATTTGTCTTGGAAAGAAAGTAA
- the dnaN gene encoding DNA polymerase III subunit beta has product MRFVCSQSQLSTSLSLCSRAVASRPTHPVLANILFLADQSSQTLSLTAFDLNLGIQVVFPADVTESGAITLPSRLLGDIVSRLPNEDITWTVDKDAIALITCGSGKYQVHGLPIEEFPELPQITEGGQVTYLPVESLLLGLDSSLFATSTDESKRVLTGVHITANSDFLEFAATDGHRLAVIQTKFLEEEDGIPIKLENQTSLEVTIPARAMRELERMLKNQKEGVITVKFDQNQMIFVLANQTLTSRLIDGSYPNYNQLIPKQFERQITLEREVFISALERIGVLADQKNNIVKLSLNATAQEISATVDAPDVATGKESVLAQISGNDLDIAFNVKYLLDGLKALSSKEIQIKINTATSPVILQPIGTVNMTYLIMPVQIRN; this is encoded by the coding sequence ATGCGGTTTGTTTGCTCTCAATCCCAACTTAGTACCAGCCTTTCCCTTTGCAGTCGTGCGGTTGCCAGTCGTCCTACCCATCCAGTTTTAGCAAATATTCTGTTTTTAGCCGATCAAAGCTCTCAAACTCTTAGTCTCACTGCTTTTGACTTAAATCTAGGAATTCAAGTTGTGTTCCCTGCGGATGTAACAGAATCTGGGGCAATTACTTTGCCTTCTAGACTATTAGGTGATATTGTTTCCCGCCTACCCAATGAAGATATTACTTGGACTGTCGATAAAGACGCGATCGCCTTAATTACTTGCGGTTCAGGTAAATATCAAGTCCATGGCTTACCGATCGAAGAGTTTCCTGAGTTACCCCAAATTACTGAAGGTGGTCAAGTGACTTATTTACCCGTAGAGTCCCTTTTACTGGGATTAGATTCTTCACTATTTGCCACATCAACCGATGAAAGTAAACGAGTTTTAACAGGTGTACATATCACTGCGAACTCTGACTTTTTAGAATTTGCTGCCACCGATGGACATAGACTTGCCGTAATTCAAACCAAGTTCTTAGAGGAAGAGGATGGAATTCCAATCAAGCTAGAAAATCAGACTAGCCTTGAAGTTACAATTCCAGCTAGAGCAATGCGGGAACTGGAAAGAATGCTCAAAAATCAAAAAGAAGGAGTGATAACCGTTAAGTTTGATCAAAATCAGATGATCTTCGTTCTTGCCAATCAGACTCTGACCTCTCGATTAATTGATGGAAGTTACCCTAATTATAATCAGTTGATTCCTAAGCAGTTTGAGCGTCAAATTACCCTAGAAAGAGAAGTATTTATTTCTGCTCTCGAGCGCATCGGAGTTCTAGCAGATCAAAAGAATAATATTGTGAAACTTTCACTAAATGCAACCGCCCAGGAAATTTCTGCTACTGTGGATGCCCCTGATGTTGCGACAGGTAAAGAATCTGTACTTGCTCAAATCTCTGGTAATGACTTAGATATAGCTTTTAATGTCAAATATTTACTTGATGGTCTAAAGGCTCTATCTAGTAAGGAAATCCAAATTAAGATTAATACTGCCACCAGCCCAGTGATTCTTCAGCCAATTGGTACGGTGAATATGACCTATTTAATTATGCCAGTGCAAATCAGAAATTAA
- the psb32 gene encoding photosystem II repair protein Psb32: MSLILVFQIFTTGAIASEVADLPDLTPDDRTWVIDFAKVISSSTESTTSEALEKLATETGNQVRFVTIQRIDFGQPASEFVSELFDKWFITPEQRAKQTLVLLATEDHRVAIKTGAEVDQILPKEIAASIASETMLFPSQKSNYNQAVTDGMNRLVAVLSGLADPGAPVIVAETDLSIKPSEIKTEPVSASLVVGGFLIAATVIPMVTYYWFQNQS, translated from the coding sequence GTGAGTTTAATCTTGGTATTTCAGATATTTACGACAGGGGCGATCGCTTCAGAAGTAGCAGATTTACCAGACTTAACACCAGATGATCGAACTTGGGTAATCGATTTTGCTAAGGTTATTAGTAGTTCAACAGAAAGCACTACTTCGGAGGCTTTGGAGAAATTGGCAACTGAAACTGGAAATCAGGTGAGATTTGTGACCATCCAAAGAATTGATTTTGGACAGCCTGCTAGTGAGTTTGTATCAGAACTGTTTGATAAATGGTTTATAACCCCTGAGCAAAGGGCAAAACAAACTTTAGTCCTGCTGGCAACGGAGGATCACCGTGTGGCGATTAAAACAGGGGCAGAGGTTGATCAAATCTTACCTAAGGAAATTGCTGCCAGTATAGCGTCTGAAACTATGCTGTTCCCATCGCAGAAGTCTAACTATAATCAGGCTGTAACTGATGGTATGAATCGCTTGGTTGCTGTGCTTTCTGGTTTAGCTGATCCCGGTGCACCTGTGATTGTGGCAGAAACAGATTTATCAATTAAACCCTCGGAAATTAAAACGGAACCTGTCAGTGCTAGTTTGGTAGTTGGTGGTTTTCTGATTGCGGCAACAGTGATTCCGATGGTGACTTACTATTGGTTTCAAAATCAGTCCTAA
- a CDS encoding cell wall metabolism sensor histidine kinase WalK codes for MLNVSPDLVALARSQVVLLTQTLGAASSVMYVAEDISGERQPNLIEVVTYPDTVTLADTGFSNSLLMLPPSSLEQGSAIVQQGRIVIPLLYKDGIMGFLMTGRDDRDWTDQEQIQIQQVANTLAIACALDRRSHWLKQSIRDIQRDAVISQQDFTASLFHQLRNPLTALRTFGQLLIRRILPEDPNHNLVMGIVRETKHIQDLLVETDTLASTSTSVILPSDSDFPLLLPPVLEIVAVNLAEILENLLLSATAIAQEKQLQLTSHIPHELPFVQGNAIALREVLNNLIDNAIKYTPMTGKVDVVATFNSEHVEVKVKDTGVGIDEFDLSHLFERNFRGRQAKGNITGTGLGLAIARDLVEKMSGEIKVESKLNIGTCFTVILKRANN; via the coding sequence ATGCTGAATGTTAGCCCTGATCTGGTTGCTCTAGCTCGATCGCAGGTGGTGTTATTAACCCAAACCCTTGGGGCTGCATCCAGTGTCATGTATGTTGCTGAGGATATATCAGGCGAAAGGCAACCAAATTTGATTGAAGTTGTAACCTACCCTGATACGGTGACATTAGCGGATACGGGATTTAGTAATTCTTTACTGATGCTTCCACCTTCTAGTTTAGAGCAGGGAAGTGCGATCGTCCAACAGGGCAGAATTGTGATTCCTTTACTCTATAAGGATGGAATTATGGGTTTCTTGATGACTGGTCGTGATGATCGAGACTGGACAGATCAAGAGCAAATTCAGATTCAACAGGTTGCTAATACTTTGGCGATCGCCTGCGCTTTGGATCGACGTTCCCACTGGCTGAAACAGAGTATTAGAGATATACAAAGGGATGCGGTAATTAGTCAACAGGACTTTACAGCTTCACTTTTTCATCAGTTGCGAAATCCTCTAACCGCTTTAAGAACCTTTGGGCAATTATTAATTCGGCGGATTTTACCCGAGGATCCTAACCATAATTTGGTCATGGGAATTGTTAGAGAAACCAAACATATTCAAGACCTATTAGTTGAGACCGATACTCTGGCTTCCACATCTACTTCTGTTATCCTTCCGAGTGACTCCGACTTCCCACTCTTACTTCCTCCTGTTTTAGAGATAGTTGCTGTTAACCTAGCGGAGATTTTAGAAAATTTATTATTATCTGCTACAGCGATCGCCCAAGAGAAACAACTTCAACTCACTAGTCATATCCCCCATGAACTTCCGTTTGTCCAAGGTAATGCCATCGCTTTAAGGGAAGTCCTGAATAATTTAATTGATAATGCCATCAAGTACACACCTATGACAGGTAAAGTAGATGTAGTGGCCACGTTTAATTCTGAGCATGTGGAAGTGAAAGTTAAAGATACTGGCGTAGGCATTGATGAATTCGATTTATCACATTTATTTGAGCGTAATTTTCGAGGTCGGCAGGCAAAGGGAAATATTACTGGAACTGGTTTAGGTTTAGCGATCGCCCGAGATTTAGTAGAAAAAATGTCTGGAGAAATTAAAGTGGAAAGTAAACTAAATATAGGTACTTGTTTCACTGTAATACTAAAACGTGCAAATAATTAA
- a CDS encoding histidine kinase has protein sequence MLQLLLFIDDRPITRDLIKELEEFLHHNLPNQSRLQVINVSSQPYLAEHFKVIMTPALLKINPSPRQVIAGKNLISQLADCWKDWQNQAITNEDKPLDQLDIPYSSELIRLADEMFRLSQEKAILEEELRFKERIIAILAHDLRSPLTAISLALETIELNHEQLTSDLAMQLFKHARNQTKALDIMITDILEASQGSTSELKIYLQKIQIGELCKSVVSDYSLISRLQAKQQALVTDIPTDLPLVYADPERVRQVLINLIGNAIKYTPIGGEITVAVLHRTSQKVEITVTDNGLGIPMKLRDRIFEDRFRVQENDEQEGYGIGLAVCQRIIRAHYGRIWVDSAGKQGSSFHFTLPVY, from the coding sequence ATGTTGCAACTATTACTCTTCATTGACGATCGCCCGATTACCCGTGATCTAATCAAAGAATTAGAAGAGTTTTTACACCATAATTTACCCAATCAATCCAGATTACAAGTAATTAATGTCTCCAGCCAACCATACTTAGCAGAGCATTTTAAGGTAATAATGACTCCTGCTCTGCTTAAAATTAACCCATCTCCACGTCAGGTAATTGCAGGTAAAAATTTAATCTCTCAGCTTGCAGATTGCTGGAAAGATTGGCAAAATCAGGCGATCACTAATGAGGATAAGCCACTAGATCAATTAGACATACCCTACTCTTCAGAATTAATTCGGCTTGCCGATGAAATGTTTCGCCTGAGCCAAGAAAAGGCAATCTTAGAAGAAGAATTACGATTTAAGGAGCGCATTATTGCCATCCTTGCCCATGACCTGCGTAGTCCCCTTACAGCTATATCCTTAGCTTTGGAAACTATAGAACTAAATCATGAGCAACTCACCTCCGATTTAGCAATGCAACTTTTTAAGCACGCTCGAAATCAAACCAAAGCTTTAGATATTATGATTACAGATATCCTAGAAGCATCCCAGGGTAGTACTTCTGAGCTTAAAATTTATCTTCAAAAAATTCAAATTGGGGAACTTTGCAAGAGTGTGGTTAGTGATTACTCGTTAATCAGCCGCTTACAGGCAAAACAGCAAGCCTTAGTCACAGATATTCCTACAGATTTGCCATTGGTCTATGCCGATCCTGAAAGAGTTCGTCAAGTTTTAATCAATCTCATCGGTAATGCCATTAAATATACTCCCATAGGTGGCGAGATTACCGTTGCTGTCTTGCATCGCACTTCTCAAAAAGTTGAAATTACAGTTACTGATAATGGCTTGGGAATTCCTATGAAACTGCGCGATCGCATTTTTGAAGATCGATTTCGAGTCCAAGAAAACGATGAACAGGAGGGTTATGGCATCGGTTTAGCTGTATGTCAGCGCATAATTCGTGCTCACTACGGCAGAATATGGGTCGATAGTGCCGGTAAGCAGGGTAGTAGCTTTCACTTTACCTTACCCGTCTATTAA
- a CDS encoding DUF3082 domain-containing protein: MIEPNPKSPPNSQSQENISPISGIIGAVISAILAYGLYNFTLGVARKLALSPFQNAQTLADRIGAAIRTILLAMGSGITIIFGVIAIGLVLLTIKQIYTKVLETNS, encoded by the coding sequence ATGATTGAACCAAATCCTAAATCCCCCCCAAATTCTCAGTCTCAAGAAAATATTTCGCCAATTTCAGGCATTATCGGTGCAGTAATTTCTGCCATCCTTGCCTATGGATTATATAACTTCACCCTAGGTGTAGCACGCAAACTAGCTCTGAGTCCGTTTCAAAATGCTCAAACCCTTGCTGATCGCATTGGTGCAGCAATCAGAACTATATTGTTAGCCATGGGTAGTGGAATTACAATTATTTTTGGCGTAATTGCGATCGGGCTGGTATTATTAACTATTAAGCAAATTTATACAAAGGTACTTGAAACTAATTCCTAG
- the rfaE1 gene encoding D-glycero-beta-D-manno-heptose-7-phosphate kinase, giving the protein MLDNFNKILSESNSQLIELIQKFDQAKVLVVGDLTLDEFLTGQVERISREAPVLIIRHEGTKQVPGGGANAIYNLAKLGAKVIAVGIIGNDDQGKALKTIFTEAGINTSGIFIDCDRPTVTKTRISAHARQSVTQQIVRIDRKSDAPISETLQTQLAQFIQAHIDQVDAIVCSDYGEGVMTEIVIDAALKHKLVVVDTQKDLDRYQGATIFTPNLPEAELAVGYGISDTNIQTASQDLLKLTNAKQILITRGENGMSLFGQDGNADHIPAFNRTQVFDVTGAGDTVVAALTLALANGGSVWAAAVLGNLAASIVVRQFGTTTTNTTEMLTALEHLLSDRPD; this is encoded by the coding sequence ATGCTCGATAATTTTAATAAAATCCTTTCTGAATCTAATTCCCAGCTAATAGAACTAATTCAAAAATTTGATCAAGCTAAGGTTTTAGTAGTGGGCGATTTAACTCTTGATGAATTTCTCACAGGGCAGGTAGAACGCATTTCCCGTGAAGCTCCCGTCTTAATCATTCGCCATGAAGGTACAAAACAAGTCCCCGGTGGAGGTGCCAATGCTATCTATAATCTGGCAAAGCTCGGAGCTAAAGTAATTGCTGTTGGCATTATTGGTAATGATGATCAGGGTAAAGCTCTGAAAACCATTTTTACCGAAGCGGGAATTAATACATCTGGCATATTTATCGATTGCGATCGCCCCACAGTTACAAAAACCCGAATTTCTGCCCATGCCCGCCAGTCGGTAACTCAACAAATTGTCAGGATTGATCGTAAATCCGATGCACCAATTAGTGAAACCTTACAAACCCAATTAGCACAGTTTATTCAAGCCCATATTGATCAAGTTGATGCGATCGTCTGCTCTGACTATGGCGAAGGTGTAATGACCGAAATCGTGATCGATGCTGCCCTAAAGCATAAATTAGTAGTTGTAGATACCCAAAAGGATTTAGATCGTTATCAAGGGGCAACAATTTTTACCCCCAATTTACCTGAAGCTGAGTTAGCAGTTGGCTATGGCATTTCTGATACTAATATCCAAACCGCATCCCAAGATTTATTAAAACTAACCAATGCTAAACAAATTTTAATTACCAGAGGTGAAAATGGCATGAGCTTATTTGGTCAAGATGGTAACGCAGACCATATTCCCGCCTTTAATCGTACTCAAGTCTTTGATGTCACAGGGGCAGGAGATACAGTAGTAGCAGCCCTAACCTTAGCTTTGGCAAATGGTGGTTCCGTTTGGGCAGCAGCAGTTTTGGGCAATTTAGCAGCTAGCATTGTTGTTAGACAGTTTGGTACAACTACAACTAACACCACCGAAATGTTAACTGCCTTAGAACATCTTTTGAGCGATCGCCCCGATTAG